One part of the Acidobacteriota bacterium genome encodes these proteins:
- a CDS encoding ATP-binding protein: MIARQLQPILRSAARQVPVVVLSGPRQSGKTTLARAALPRHTYISLADPDVRSFAHEDPSGFLKQFRRNVLIDDFHHGVQLLSHVQALVERDERPGRFVLIGSGNYLPSRAAQMPSDRYTVLHLFPFSFSELASRPAVDLSVLGRRPPPSRPPEEADLMETLFRGFYPRIHDRQLDARSWLRNYLRNFVERDLSRHVHVAEVDTFLLFLRMCAGRNGQLLNLSSLASDAGVTHTTVRRWLFALEVNCLVVLLRPHQRSFNKRLIKSPKLYFLDTGLLCVLLRIRTPEELRTHAARGVVFESYVLSELLKARLHHGKEPDIYFWRDSAGHEIDFLIDDGERLTPIEARSGQTIAGGFFTGLEFWRKLSRTREAVLVYGGDRSFRRLGSTVYRWSDI, encoded by the coding sequence ATGATCGCGAGACAGCTCCAACCAATACTCCGCTCCGCCGCGCGCCAGGTGCCGGTCGTAGTCCTGAGCGGCCCGCGGCAATCCGGCAAGACCACGCTGGCCCGCGCCGCGCTTCCGCGCCACACTTACATCTCACTTGCGGATCCGGACGTCCGCTCCTTCGCCCACGAGGATCCGAGTGGCTTCCTCAAGCAGTTCCGCCGCAACGTCCTGATTGACGACTTCCACCACGGCGTTCAACTCCTCTCACATGTGCAGGCACTCGTCGAACGCGATGAGCGGCCCGGACGTTTTGTCCTCATCGGCTCGGGGAACTACTTGCCGTCACGAGCTGCCCAGATGCCCAGTGACCGCTACACGGTCCTGCACCTGTTCCCTTTCTCCTTCTCCGAGTTGGCGTCGCGTCCCGCCGTCGACCTCTCCGTCCTCGGCCGGCGGCCGCCCCCGAGCAGGCCTCCCGAGGAGGCGGACCTGATGGAAACGCTGTTCCGAGGCTTCTACCCCAGGATTCACGACAGGCAGCTCGATGCGCGGTCCTGGCTGCGCAACTACCTGCGGAACTTCGTCGAACGCGATCTCAGTCGGCACGTCCACGTGGCCGAGGTGGACACGTTCCTCCTGTTCCTCCGCATGTGCGCGGGCCGCAACGGCCAGTTGCTCAATCTCAGCAGCCTGGCGAGCGATGCCGGCGTCACGCACACGACAGTGCGAAGGTGGCTGTTCGCCCTCGAAGTCAACTGTCTTGTCGTCCTGCTCCGCCCGCATCAGCGCAGCTTCAACAAGCGACTCATCAAGTCGCCGAAGCTGTACTTCCTCGACACCGGCCTGCTCTGCGTCCTGCTTCGCATCCGGACGCCCGAGGAGCTTCGCACGCACGCTGCCCGGGGCGTGGTATTCGAGAGCTACGTGCTGTCCGAACTGCTCAAGGCGCGACTGCATCACGGCAAAGAGCCCGACATCTACTTCTGGCGCGACTCGGCCGGTCATGAAATCGACTTCCTCATCGACGATGGCGAGAGACTGACCCCGATTGAGGCGAGGTCCGGGCAGACCATTGCCGGCGGCTTCTTCACCGGTCTGGAGTTCTGGCGAAAACTCTCCCGAACCCGGGAAGCCGTGCTCGTCTACGGCGGCGACCGATCGTTCCGGCGCCTGGGCTCCACCGTGTACCGGTGGTCGGACATCTAG
- a CDS encoding amidohydrolase family protein, with translation MNRLRNAVVITGLATAALLATGYRTVAPVVTAQAERELIVRGGNVFTEGSLRVADIRIVGETIAEIGTGLAARDANTQEIDAGGLQVLPGGIDPHVHIGRVDDYTSGSRAALAGGITTISNFGGVAEGETPAETLARAMPEIQAQTIADIIYHPIVSDPASATAESLAALAEAGQTTIKVFMVRPTFDANAPGFLTTMHAARETGVLMMMHCEDAAIVQITSERMLAEGRGSLRYFADARPVEAEEAATLRAVAMAEVTGAPVYIVHLSSERALRVAEAAQQRGLPVYVETRPIYLHLTRERFEGDTPGLYIGQPPLRAQSDVDALWDGIARGTVQVVATDHVAYTREQKLDPSQNVVQHRAGMSNLQVMLPMLYSDGVGEGRISLERFVEVTSSNPARLFGLYPRKGTIAVGSDADLVLWDPDETRTIRNEDMFSGSGYSIHAGREVTGWPQLTIRRGEIVYRGGEILGAAGSGELVPREPWRNPPL, from the coding sequence ATGAACCGCCTGCGCAACGCCGTCGTCATCACCGGACTCGCTACCGCAGCCCTGCTCGCCACGGGTTACCGCACGGTCGCCCCGGTCGTCACTGCCCAAGCCGAACGCGAGCTCATCGTCCGGGGAGGCAACGTCTTCACCGAGGGAAGCCTGCGGGTGGCCGACATCCGCATCGTGGGCGAGACGATCGCCGAGATCGGAACCGGACTCGCGGCGCGCGACGCGAACACACAGGAGATTGACGCCGGCGGCCTGCAGGTGCTGCCGGGCGGCATCGACCCCCACGTGCACATTGGCCGCGTGGACGACTACACGTCCGGCTCGCGCGCGGCGCTGGCCGGCGGGATTACCACCATCTCCAACTTCGGCGGCGTCGCCGAGGGCGAGACGCCGGCCGAGACACTGGCGCGGGCGATGCCGGAGATCCAGGCGCAGACCATCGCCGACATCATCTACCACCCCATCGTCTCCGATCCGGCCAGCGCCACCGCGGAATCGCTGGCGGCGCTGGCCGAGGCGGGCCAAACCACCATCAAGGTGTTCATGGTGCGGCCGACGTTCGACGCCAACGCGCCCGGCTTCCTCACCACGATGCACGCCGCCCGCGAGACGGGCGTGCTGATGATGATGCACTGCGAGGACGCCGCCATCGTGCAGATCACGTCGGAGCGGATGCTCGCCGAGGGACGCGGCTCGCTCCGCTACTTTGCCGACGCCCGACCCGTGGAGGCGGAGGAAGCCGCCACGCTCCGCGCCGTAGCCATGGCGGAGGTGACCGGCGCGCCCGTCTACATCGTGCACCTGTCGTCCGAGCGCGCCCTGCGCGTCGCCGAGGCGGCGCAGCAGCGCGGCCTGCCCGTCTACGTCGAGACCCGCCCCATCTACCTGCACCTGACCCGTGAACGGTTCGAGGGCGACACGCCAGGGCTCTACATCGGCCAGCCGCCGCTCCGCGCACAGAGCGACGTCGACGCCCTCTGGGACGGCATCGCCCGCGGGACCGTCCAGGTGGTGGCCACCGACCACGTCGCCTATACGCGCGAACAGAAGCTCGATCCCTCGCAGAACGTCGTGCAGCACCGGGCCGGCATGAGCAACCTCCAGGTGATGCTGCCGATGCTCTACAGCGACGGCGTGGGCGAGGGGCGCATCTCCCTCGAGCGCTTCGTGGAGGTCACCTCGTCCAACCCCGCCCGCCTGTTCGGGCTCTACCCGCGCAAGGGAACGATCGCCGTCGGGTCCGACGCCGACCTCGTGCTGTGGGATCCCGACGAGACGCGCACCATCCGGAACGAGGACATGTTCTCGGGCAGCGGCTACTCCATTCACGCGGGGCGCGAGGTGACCGGCTGGCCGCAACTCACGATCCGGCGCGGCGAGATCGTCTATCGCGGCGGCGAGATCCTCGGCGCCGCCGGCAGCGGCGAGCTCGTGCCGCGCGAGCCGTGGCGGAACCCGCCACTGTGA
- a CDS encoding S9 family peptidase, whose amino-acid sequence MRYPGARTTVVSTITLALLLGAAVPAGAQQPALDHQDVLQWKTINDPSLSPDGEWLAFVLTPLEGDPELTLKATTGGGPALTVRGTEPTFTSDSRYLVYAVPAPEAEVDALKREGMEGDDLPKDALAVADIAAVFAGAEPQETGVRDLGPVESYRVAAEGSWVAYLPEDDADSAESEAPSAGEPAAAEEPAPSAAPAPEIETGAEGSDDDSDADDDAKEDGSTLVLLNLATGDETRHELVADYRFAEEAAVFAFTTSTADGSGDGAYVVPLDDATPRAALEGEGHYERLALSKDGAQVAFLTDRDDVDADQPDFTLYRAAAPGWEAAPLADSGTPGLPDDWWVSEHGDVRFSEGGGLLLFGTAPRPTPEPEDDTLDEDKVRLDVWNWKDPYLQPMQLVQADDERERTYAAAVHLDGGAVVQLGTLDVPNVRFAAERDAPQALGVTDLPYRQLLSWDGRYNDLYAIDLASGEQRRIAEKTGVFARAAISPAGTHAAWWDGAERHWKVARLDGGSGSGEPLTANAAVPHPVWNELDDRPQDPPPYGSAGWTADDGAFLFYDRFDVWRFEPETGRTVNLTAGAGRAAEIRFRYARTDPELDHIPEGEALWQAFHDTEKQGGFYRGRTDREAPPAQIVMADKSFRLRGKAKKADRWLVTREDFREFPDLWVSGGAITDMQRMSDANPQQADYRWGSAEIVEWTSNDGDELQGMLFTPDGFDPATQYPLLVYFYERMSDGVYTWRTPRPGGSSVAVPFYVSRGYVVFIPDIPYELGYPGESALDAVVPGVLSLVDQGFVARDRIGVQGHSWGGYQIAYMLTKTNLFAAAEAGAPVANMTSAYGGIRWQTGMSRMFQYERTQSRIGASLWEATDTYLHNSPLFYADKIRTPLLMMHNDDDGAVPWYQGIELFVALRRLQQPVWMLNYNGEGHGLSGDANRKDWAVRMQQFFDHYLQGAPAPAWMEKGVPAVDKGRTLGLELVEPHAR is encoded by the coding sequence ATGAGATACCCAGGCGCACGCACCACCGTTGTTTCCACCATCACACTGGCCCTGCTGCTGGGAGCGGCCGTGCCCGCCGGCGCGCAGCAGCCTGCGCTCGATCATCAGGACGTGCTCCAGTGGAAGACGATCAACGACCCGTCGCTGTCGCCCGACGGCGAATGGCTCGCGTTCGTCCTTACGCCCCTGGAGGGCGACCCCGAGCTCACGCTGAAAGCGACGACCGGGGGCGGACCGGCGCTGACGGTGCGCGGAACGGAGCCGACCTTCACGTCGGACTCGCGTTACCTCGTCTACGCCGTCCCGGCGCCTGAGGCTGAGGTCGACGCGCTCAAGCGGGAAGGCATGGAGGGCGACGACCTGCCGAAGGATGCCCTCGCGGTGGCGGACATCGCGGCGGTGTTTGCCGGAGCCGAGCCCCAGGAAACAGGAGTCCGTGACCTCGGTCCGGTAGAGAGCTACAGGGTCGCGGCGGAAGGAAGCTGGGTCGCCTATTTGCCAGAGGACGACGCCGACTCGGCGGAGTCGGAGGCGCCCAGCGCCGGGGAACCGGCCGCCGCCGAGGAGCCTGCGCCGTCCGCTGCGCCAGCCCCCGAGATCGAAACTGGCGCCGAGGGTTCCGACGACGACAGCGACGCCGACGACGACGCGAAGGAGGACGGCTCCACCCTGGTCCTCCTGAACCTGGCGACAGGCGACGAGACACGCCACGAACTCGTGGCCGACTACCGTTTCGCCGAGGAGGCCGCCGTCTTCGCCTTCACCACCTCCACGGCGGACGGCTCCGGCGACGGGGCCTACGTCGTCCCGCTCGACGATGCGACCCCGCGCGCGGCGCTCGAAGGTGAAGGGCACTACGAACGGCTCGCCCTGTCGAAGGACGGCGCACAGGTCGCCTTCCTCACGGACCGTGACGACGTCGACGCCGATCAGCCCGACTTCACCCTGTATCGCGCGGCGGCGCCGGGCTGGGAGGCCGCGCCGCTCGCCGACTCCGGCACGCCCGGCCTCCCCGACGACTGGTGGGTCAGCGAGCACGGCGACGTCCGCTTCTCGGAGGGGGGCGGCCTGCTCCTCTTCGGAACCGCGCCGCGCCCGACCCCGGAACCCGAAGACGACACGCTGGACGAGGACAAGGTGCGTCTGGACGTCTGGAACTGGAAGGACCCCTACCTGCAACCGATGCAGCTCGTGCAGGCCGACGACGAACGGGAGCGCACCTACGCGGCGGCGGTCCACCTGGACGGCGGCGCGGTGGTGCAGCTCGGCACGCTCGACGTCCCCAACGTCCGGTTCGCCGCCGAACGCGACGCGCCGCAGGCCCTGGGCGTCACCGACCTGCCCTACCGGCAGCTCCTCTCCTGGGACGGGCGCTACAACGACCTTTACGCCATCGACCTGGCCAGCGGAGAGCAGCGACGCATCGCCGAGAAAACGGGCGTCTTCGCCCGCGCCGCCATTTCGCCAGCCGGAACGCACGCGGCGTGGTGGGACGGCGCCGAGCGCCACTGGAAGGTGGCCCGCCTGGACGGTGGCAGCGGCAGCGGCGAGCCGCTGACCGCCAACGCGGCGGTTCCGCACCCCGTCTGGAACGAGCTGGACGACCGCCCCCAAGATCCGCCTCCCTACGGCTCGGCCGGCTGGACCGCGGACGACGGCGCCTTCCTCTTCTATGACCGATTCGACGTCTGGCGCTTCGAGCCGGAGACCGGCCGCACCGTCAATCTCACCGCCGGTGCGGGCCGGGCGGCGGAGATCCGGTTCCGTTACGCGCGGACCGACCCCGAGCTGGACCACATCCCGGAAGGGGAAGCCCTCTGGCAGGCGTTCCACGACACGGAGAAGCAGGGCGGCTTCTATCGCGGCCGCACCGACCGGGAGGCGCCGCCGGCGCAAATCGTCATGGCGGACAAGAGCTTCCGCCTGCGCGGCAAGGCGAAGAAGGCGGACCGCTGGCTCGTCACTCGCGAGGACTTCCGCGAGTTCCCCGACCTCTGGGTGTCCGGCGGAGCCATCACCGACATGCAGCGGATGTCGGACGCCAATCCGCAGCAGGCCGACTACCGGTGGGGCTCAGCGGAGATCGTCGAGTGGACGTCCAACGACGGTGACGAGCTGCAGGGCATGCTGTTCACGCCCGACGGCTTTGATCCCGCGACCCAGTATCCCCTGCTCGTCTACTTCTACGAGCGGATGTCGGACGGGGTCTACACCTGGCGAACGCCCCGGCCCGGCGGTTCATCCGTCGCCGTCCCCTTCTACGTCAGCCGCGGCTATGTCGTCTTCATCCCCGACATCCCCTACGAGCTTGGCTACCCCGGCGAGAGCGCCCTCGACGCGGTCGTCCCCGGCGTGCTCAGCCTCGTCGATCAGGGATTCGTGGCGCGGGACCGGATCGGCGTCCAGGGCCACTCCTGGGGCGGCTACCAGATCGCCTACATGCTCACGAAAACCAACCTCTTCGCGGCGGCCGAGGCGGGCGCGCCCGTCGCCAACATGACCAGCGCCTACGGCGGCATCCGCTGGCAGACCGGCATGAGCCGGATGTTCCAGTACGAGCGGACGCAGAGCCGCATCGGCGCCTCGCTCTGGGAGGCGACCGACACCTACCTGCACAATTCGCCCCTCTTCTACGCCGACAAGATCCGCACGCCGCTCCTCATGATGCACAACGACGACGACGGCGCCGTGCCGTGGTACCAGGGCATCGAGCTGTTCGTCGCTCTCCGCCGCCTGCAACAGCCGGTGTGGATGCTCAACTACAACGGCGAGGGCCACGGCCTCAGCGGCGACGCCAACCGCAAGGACTGGGCCGTCCGCATGCAGCAGTTCTTCGACCACTACCTGCAGGGCGCCCCCGCCCCGGCGTGGATGGAGAAGGGCGTGCCGGCCGTCGACAAGGGCCGGACGCTGGGCCTCGAGCTCGTGGAGCCCCACGCCCGTTGA
- a CDS encoding PadR family transcriptional regulator translates to MARSLLTDFELMILLATLRVGEGAYGVAIAREIERTGGRRVVLGAVYTALDRLERNGLVTSTVGEPTAERGGRAKRIFEVTPVGVRAVRSTQNALVSLWTGLPELKGAPS, encoded by the coding sequence ATGGCCCGAAGCCTTCTGACCGACTTCGAGCTGATGATCCTCCTGGCGACCCTCAGGGTCGGCGAGGGAGCCTATGGGGTGGCGATTGCCCGCGAGATCGAGCGGACGGGCGGCCGCCGCGTCGTGCTGGGGGCGGTTTACACGGCCCTCGACCGGCTGGAGCGGAACGGCCTGGTGACGTCCACGGTGGGCGAGCCGACGGCGGAACGGGGAGGTCGCGCCAAGCGCATCTTCGAAGTGACGCCGGTCGGCGTGCGAGCCGTCAGGAGCACGCAAAATGCTCTGGTCTCGTTGTGGACGGGGCTGCCGGAGCTGAAGGGAGCGCCATCATGA
- a CDS encoding carboxylate-amine ligase translates to MAHVAYGGAVRRRPAPGFSRPLGIATRSLVAGGGVGIDFRGPKPADCMAMTASEPKLDITLGVEEEFFLVNPETRNLESDPDPRIFEACERNRGPHTVSHEVLRTQIETSTKVCHSVAEACGAVRETRRFVIEAAAQYGLAVLAASTHPFAEWKAQLITPRERYERFAVTFQESVRRQIVGGMHIHAGFGDPDSRVRVMTAMRQYLPLFHALSTSSPFHGGRETGFKSHRLSIMGVLPRTSLPRPLNSWTEYEDLLAAYQRMKFIRSGSELWWDIRPSQHFPTVEIRICDICPRLDDMGGIVALYAALIRRLLRLDSAGQLPEDPPTEIIAENRWLAQRYGVLAFLGDVYGGEGKVDIEDYAARLVEEVAQDARELGCEQELHHVLNVIRDGSSADRQLDLFRLRRLEGDTEEEALRAVVDLVIAETREGVDAET, encoded by the coding sequence ATGGCGCACGTTGCCTATGGAGGAGCAGTTCGACGCCGTCCTGCACCTGGGTTCTCCCGCCCGTTAGGCATCGCGACGCGATCCTTAGTCGCGGGCGGCGGCGTCGGAATCGACTTCCGCGGTCCAAAACCGGCAGACTGTATGGCCATGACCGCGAGCGAACCGAAGTTGGACATCACACTTGGAGTCGAGGAGGAGTTCTTCCTCGTCAACCCCGAAACCCGCAATCTGGAGTCCGATCCGGACCCACGCATCTTCGAGGCATGCGAGCGCAACCGCGGCCCGCACACGGTTTCGCACGAGGTGCTGCGGACGCAGATCGAGACCAGCACCAAGGTGTGCCACTCGGTCGCGGAGGCGTGCGGAGCGGTGCGGGAGACCCGCCGCTTCGTGATCGAGGCCGCCGCGCAGTACGGCCTGGCGGTGCTGGCTGCGTCCACCCACCCGTTTGCCGAATGGAAGGCCCAGTTGATCACGCCGCGTGAACGCTACGAGCGATTCGCCGTCACCTTCCAGGAAAGCGTGCGGCGGCAGATCGTCGGCGGCATGCATATCCACGCCGGCTTCGGGGACCCCGACTCGCGGGTCCGGGTCATGACGGCGATGCGGCAATACCTGCCCCTGTTCCATGCGCTGTCGACGTCGTCGCCGTTCCATGGAGGGCGCGAGACGGGCTTCAAGTCCCACCGGTTGAGCATCATGGGGGTGCTGCCCCGCACCAGCCTGCCGCGCCCGCTGAATTCGTGGACCGAGTATGAGGATCTACTGGCTGCCTACCAGCGCATGAAGTTCATCCGGAGCGGCAGCGAACTGTGGTGGGACATCCGCCCGTCCCAGCACTTTCCGACAGTGGAGATACGGATCTGCGACATTTGCCCGCGTCTTGACGACATGGGGGGTATCGTGGCGCTCTATGCCGCGCTGATTCGGCGCCTGTTGCGCCTCGACAGTGCGGGGCAACTGCCAGAGGATCCACCGACCGAGATCATCGCCGAGAATCGCTGGCTCGCCCAGCGCTACGGCGTGCTGGCGTTCCTCGGTGACGTGTACGGCGGCGAAGGCAAGGTGGACATCGAAGACTATGCCGCGCGGCTGGTAGAGGAAGTGGCGCAGGATGCCCGCGAGCTCGGCTGCGAGCAGGAGCTTCACCACGTGCTCAACGTCATTCGGGACGGCAGCAGCGCCGACCGGCAGCTCGACCTTTTTCGGCTCCGCCGGCTGGAGGGCGACACCGAGGAGGAAGCGCTGCGCGCGGTGGTCGATCTGGTGATTGCCGAGACTCGCGAGGGCGTCGACGCCGAGACCTAG
- a CDS encoding PepSY domain-containing protein — MANSWSRWVQAPQSVWLRKAVFQVHLWTGIGLGAYIFVICVTGSVLVYRNELYRAFSPEPVIVDNPSAAAPLGEDGLERVAVEAYPGYAVQELRPGRTEDQAVEITLTRDGDRVRRLFDPYTGEDLGDPLPLGYRISAWTLDLHDNLLAGQTGRRVNGIGAVFLLLLALTGAVIWWPGILRWRRSLTVDRRADWKRFNWSLHSAFGFWCWPFLVLWAITGLYLSYPALFAAVVDYLEPFDESNPVERVGDRVMYWLAYLHFGRLGGRGIPGCGSVCGETTKAIWALVGLVPPALFVTGAFMWWTRVVRRWLKSGPAA, encoded by the coding sequence ATGGCTAATAGCTGGTCACGTTGGGTGCAGGCGCCGCAGAGCGTCTGGCTGCGCAAGGCCGTCTTCCAGGTCCACCTGTGGACCGGCATCGGCCTCGGCGCCTACATCTTCGTGATCTGCGTGACCGGGAGCGTGCTGGTCTACCGGAACGAGCTGTACCGCGCCTTCTCGCCGGAACCCGTCATCGTGGACAACCCGAGTGCGGCGGCGCCGCTCGGCGAGGACGGCCTGGAGCGCGTGGCCGTTGAGGCATACCCCGGTTACGCCGTGCAGGAGCTGCGGCCGGGCCGGACCGAAGACCAGGCGGTCGAGATCACCCTGACGCGCGATGGCGACCGGGTACGGCGGCTGTTCGACCCCTACACGGGCGAGGATCTCGGCGACCCTCTCCCGCTCGGCTACCGCATCTCGGCCTGGACCCTCGACCTCCACGACAACCTCCTCGCCGGCCAGACGGGCCGGCGCGTGAACGGCATCGGAGCGGTCTTCCTCCTCCTGCTGGCGCTGACCGGCGCCGTGATCTGGTGGCCCGGCATCCTGCGCTGGCGGCGCAGCCTGACCGTTGACCGGCGGGCGGACTGGAAACGGTTCAACTGGAGCCTCCACAGCGCGTTCGGCTTCTGGTGCTGGCCGTTCCTGGTCCTCTGGGCCATCACGGGGCTCTACCTGTCGTACCCCGCCCTGTTCGCCGCGGTCGTCGACTACCTGGAGCCGTTCGACGAGTCGAACCCCGTGGAGCGCGTCGGCGACCGCGTGATGTACTGGCTCGCCTACCTGCACTTCGGCCGGCTCGGCGGCCGTGGCATCCCCGGCTGCGGATCCGTCTGCGGCGAGACCACCAAGGCGATCTGGGCCCTCGTCGGGCTGGTCCCGCCCGCGCTGTTCGTCACCGGCGCCTTCATGTGGTGGACCCGCGTGGTGCGGCGCTGGCTGAAGTCCGGCCCGGCCGCGTGA
- a CDS encoding pyrroloquinoline quinone-dependent dehydrogenase, protein MSTWSGRCVRRSVAVAAVLLGAGVSVPAQQDAGEGEWRYYGGDSGSTKYSSLDQIDRDNVADLEIAWRWRTDNFGSRLDFNYQATPLAVGGVLYTTAGWRRNAVAIDGATGETLWMYRLDEGERGDAAPVRASSGRGVAYWTDERGDDRIIHVTRGYHLVALDAATGRPVSGFGEDGVVDLYDGLYEGVDRSPIEDGQIGWNSPAMVVGDVIVVGAALLATAPAPEFTAGFVRGFDARTGEQLWVFHTIPQPGEFGNDTWENDSWRYTGNTGVWAPMAADQELGYVYLPVETPTNDLYGGHRPGDNLFAESLVCLDARTGERVWHFQLVHHGIWDYDIPTAPTLVDITVDGREIKAVAQMTKQAFTYVFDRATGEPVWPIEERPVPASTVPGEQAAPTQPFPTRPAPFDRQGVSEDDLLDFTPELAAEARRIASEYQMGPLFTPPILAGPDGPRGLLMLPQMTGGANWQGGAVDPETGILYVASVTHPTVAALANNPDRSTMDYVQSYSGRPRGAAARQGCGEIGPLGLPLIKPPWGRITAIDLNSGDHVWMIANGDTPDCVRDHPALSGLDIPRTGKPERSGLFVTKTLLFAGEGGGLFATPTWAGGRMFHAYDKLTGETIWEFELPKRQTGIPMTYLVDGKQYIAVAIGDRGESAELIALALP, encoded by the coding sequence ATGTCGACATGGTCTGGTCGGTGTGTCCGGAGGAGTGTCGCTGTTGCCGCCGTACTGCTCGGCGCAGGGGTTTCCGTCCCCGCCCAGCAGGACGCCGGTGAGGGCGAGTGGCGGTACTACGGTGGAGATTCCGGCAGCACCAAGTACTCGTCCCTCGACCAGATAGATCGCGACAACGTCGCCGACCTCGAGATTGCGTGGCGGTGGCGGACGGACAACTTCGGCTCGCGGCTCGACTTCAACTACCAGGCGACGCCGCTGGCGGTGGGGGGCGTGCTGTATACGACGGCCGGCTGGCGGCGCAACGCCGTGGCCATCGACGGGGCCACCGGCGAAACCCTCTGGATGTACCGCCTCGATGAAGGCGAGCGGGGCGACGCCGCACCGGTGCGGGCCAGCTCCGGCCGGGGCGTGGCGTACTGGACGGACGAGCGGGGCGACGACCGGATCATCCACGTCACGAGGGGGTATCACCTGGTGGCGCTGGACGCCGCGACGGGACGGCCGGTTTCCGGCTTCGGTGAGGACGGCGTCGTCGATCTCTACGACGGACTCTACGAAGGGGTCGACCGCTCGCCCATCGAGGACGGCCAGATCGGGTGGAACTCGCCGGCCATGGTGGTCGGCGACGTGATCGTGGTGGGGGCGGCGCTTCTCGCCACGGCGCCCGCGCCCGAGTTCACGGCCGGTTTCGTCCGGGGTTTCGACGCGCGCACCGGCGAGCAGTTGTGGGTCTTCCACACGATCCCCCAGCCGGGCGAGTTCGGCAACGACACCTGGGAGAACGATTCCTGGCGCTACACCGGCAACACCGGCGTGTGGGCCCCGATGGCGGCGGATCAGGAACTCGGCTATGTGTACCTGCCGGTCGAGACCCCCACGAACGACCTCTACGGCGGCCATCGGCCCGGCGACAACCTGTTCGCGGAGAGTCTGGTGTGCCTGGATGCCAGAACCGGCGAGCGGGTCTGGCACTTCCAGTTGGTCCATCACGGGATCTGGGACTACGACATCCCGACCGCGCCGACGCTCGTCGACATCACCGTGGACGGGCGCGAGATCAAGGCCGTGGCCCAGATGACGAAGCAGGCGTTCACGTATGTGTTCGACCGGGCCACCGGCGAGCCGGTCTGGCCGATCGAGGAACGTCCGGTGCCCGCCTCGACCGTCCCCGGGGAGCAGGCCGCGCCGACCCAGCCGTTCCCCACGCGGCCTGCCCCGTTCGATCGCCAGGGGGTGTCAGAGGATGACCTCCTGGACTTTACGCCGGAGCTGGCCGCCGAGGCGCGGCGCATCGCGTCGGAATACCAGATGGGTCCGTTGTTCACGCCGCCGATTCTGGCCGGGCCGGACGGCCCGCGCGGACTGCTGATGCTGCCGCAGATGACCGGTGGCGCGAACTGGCAGGGCGGGGCGGTGGATCCCGAGACGGGCATCCTCTACGTGGCGTCGGTCACCCATCCGACCGTCGCGGCGCTCGCGAACAATCCGGACCGGTCGACGATGGACTATGTGCAGAGTTACTCCGGCCGTCCGCGTGGAGCCGCCGCCAGGCAAGGTTGCGGCGAGATCGGACCGCTGGGCCTGCCCCTCATCAAGCCGCCCTGGGGACGCATCACCGCCATCGACCTGAACAGCGGCGACCACGTCTGGATGATCGCGAACGGCGACACGCCGGACTGCGTGAGGGACCATCCGGCCTTGAGCGGCCTCGACATCCCGCGGACCGGCAAGCCGGAACGGAGCGGCTTGTTCGTCACAAAGACGCTGCTCTTCGCCGGGGAGGGCGGCGGGCTCTTCGCCACGCCCACATGGGCCGGGGGACGGATGTTCCATGCCTACGACAAGCTGACGGGCGAGACGATCTGGGAGTTCGAGCTGCCCAAGCGCCAGACCGGCATTCCGATGACCTACCTGGTCGACGGGAAGCAGTACATCGCCGTGGCGATCGGGGACCGCGGTGAATCGGCGGAGTTGATCGCGCTGGCGCTCCCGTAG